The Nitrospirales bacterium genome includes a window with the following:
- a CDS encoding CBS domain-containing protein encodes MVHIHDVMKRDIVTVEDRMSVSSVANLMRIQRIGSVLVKREGEIVGIVTESDIVRKVVSMHRFAEYTPVHRIMSKPVICIDEDSPIFEAADLMDRSHIRHLGVANRHDGIIGVLSVRDLLHPVAIDEF; translated from the coding sequence ATGGTCCACATCCATGATGTGATGAAACGGGACATCGTCACGGTCGAGGATCGCATGTCTGTCTCATCTGTCGCAAACCTCATGCGCATTCAGAGGATTGGCAGCGTACTCGTCAAACGCGAAGGAGAAATCGTCGGAATCGTCACGGAATCCGACATCGTTAGAAAGGTCGTCTCGATGCATCGATTCGCGGAATATACTCCCGTGCATCGAATCATGAGCAAACCCGTCATTTGCATCGATGAAGATAGTCCGATCTTCGAAGCTGCTGACTTGATGGACCGGTCTCACATCAGACACTTGGGCGTCGCCAATCGTCATGATGGAATTATTGGCGTACTTTCGGTCCGTGACTTATTGCACCCGGTAGCCATCGATGAATTCTAA